From Camelus ferus isolate YT-003-E chromosome 15, BCGSAC_Cfer_1.0, whole genome shotgun sequence, the proteins below share one genomic window:
- the SERTAD2 gene encoding SERTA domain-containing protein 2, giving the protein MLGKGGKRKFDEHEDGLEGKIVSPSDGPSKVSYTLQRQTIFNISLMKLYNHRPLTEPSLQKTVLINNMLRRIQEELKQEGSLRPGFPAASAPADPLGAAYREAPPALGQPAAAPPCELASPAPLEACLTPASLLEDDDTFCTSPAAPPAAPARLAPPALPPEKDSFSSALDEIEELCPTSTSTEAKGASGGAGAGAQRPEGPQDGRADDPKLMDSLPGNFEITTSTGFLTDLTLDDILFADIDTSMYDFDPCTSASGTASKMAPVSADDLLKTLAPYSSQPVAPSQPFKMDLTELDHIMEVLVGS; this is encoded by the coding sequence ATgttggggaaaggaggaaaacgGAAGTTTGATGAGCATGAAGATGGGCTGGAAGGCAAAATCGTGTCTCCCTCCGACGGTCCGTCCAAGGTGTCTTACACCTTACAGCGCCAGACTATCTTCAACATTTCCCTTATGAAACTCTACAACCACAGGCCCCTCACCGAGCCCAGCTTGCAAAAGACCGTGCTCATCAACAACATGTTGAGGCGGATCCAGGAGGAGCTGAAGCAGGAAGGCAGCCTGCGGCCCGGCTTCCCCGCCGCCTCCGCGCCCGCCGACCCGCTGGGCGCCGCCTACCGGGAGGCGCCGCCCGCGCTCGGCCAGCCCGCCGCCGCGCCGCCCTGCGAGCTCGCCAGCCCCGCGCCCCTGGAGGCCTGCCTCACCCCGGCCTCGCTGCTCGAGGACGACGACACTTTTTGCACTTCCCCGGCCGCGCCGCCCGCGGCCCCCGCCCGACTCGCACCTCCAGCCCTCCCGCCGGAAAAGGACAGCTTCTCCTCCGCCCTGGACGAGATCGAGGAGCTCTGTCCCACATCTACCTCCACGGAGGCCAAAGGGGCCTCGGGCGGGGCCGGCGCCGGCGCTCAGAGACCCGAGGGGCCCCAGGACGGCCGAGCCGACGACCCGAAGCTGATGGACTCCCTGCCCGGCAACTTCGAGATCACCACGTCCACGGGCTTCCTGACGGACTTGACCCTGGACGACATCCTGTTCGCCGACATCGACACGTCCATGTACGATTTTGACCCCTGCACGTCGGCGTCGGGGACGGCCTCAAAAATGGCCCCGGTGTCGGCCGACGACCTCCTCAAGACGCTGGCCCCCTACAGCAGCCAGCCCGTCGCCCCGAGCCAGCCTTTCAAGATGGACCTCACGGAGCTGGACCACATCATGGAGGTGCTGGTCGGGTCCTGA